The Clostridioides difficile genome has a segment encoding these proteins:
- the hisJ gene encoding histidinol-phosphatase HisJ: protein MKDGHIHSPYCPHGSKDNFEKYIQRAIDVGITEMTFTEHFPYPDGFKDPAPENDSCMNIENLSNYFNDVKNFKQKYEGKIKINVGAEVDFLEGYEEGIKNNLDKYGDELEDSLLSVHIIKVDGVYCCVDYSVEEFQNLIDKLGSIEAVYNKYYETLIKAVNADLGIHKPKRIGHLNLVRKFNQVFPYNYEGNKVLEELIKLVKEKGYELDYNVSGNRKEYCKEPYVDGYLLELAKKYDIPLVLGSDSHCSEEINNYDIG from the coding sequence ATGAAAGATGGTCATATACATTCACCTTATTGTCCTCATGGAAGTAAGGATAACTTTGAAAAATATATACAAAGGGCAATTGATGTTGGTATAACAGAAATGACATTTACAGAGCATTTTCCATATCCAGATGGATTTAAAGACCCTGCACCTGAAAATGATAGTTGCATGAATATCGAAAATTTATCAAATTACTTTAATGATGTTAAAAATTTTAAGCAAAAATATGAGGGTAAAATTAAGATAAATGTAGGAGCGGAAGTAGATTTTCTTGAAGGTTATGAAGAAGGAATAAAAAACAATTTAGATAAATATGGTGATGAATTAGAAGACTCTCTATTATCAGTACATATAATTAAAGTTGATGGTGTTTATTGTTGTGTAGACTATAGTGTAGAAGAGTTTCAAAATCTGATTGATAAGCTTGGAAGCATTGAAGCTGTTTATAATAAGTATTATGAAACATTAATAAAAGCTGTAAATGCCGATTTGGGTATACATAAACCAAAGAGAATAGGTCATTTAAATTTGGTTAGAAAGTTTAATCAAGTATTTCCATATAATTATGAAGGAAATAAAGTTCTTGAAGAATTAATAAAGTTAGTTAAAGAAAAAGGATATGAACTTGATTACAATGTTTCTGGAAACAGAAAAGAATACTGTAAAGAGCCTTATGTAGATGGATATTTGTTAGAATTAGCAAAAAAATATGATATTCCATTAGTTTTGGGCTCAGATTCGCACTGTTCAGAGGAAATAAATAATTATGATATAGGCTAA
- a CDS encoding DUF4300 family protein — MRKNLLVAILSVILVLSSMLTIFAYSTIKDNKRLVYSNMIDKKTQNQVKNILEENRVNKKDIDIFIKSIRSYNKLQIKILQNNVNISKSGYTSIDTKQVPYNLDKLQDNWMKKFPNYMDVNCRITAFRLFKDFINSKEKFTGDSIDLSIDLDTIKNNRDAKFNSKDIEKFINFFSAIPTQDTDDINKNAEQIKKEWKKRKISFKDNKNMSIISGFLRYPETNNVFIGHTGICIKTDKDILFIEKYGSTSPYQVTKFKSKKDVKDYMFNRLKMSEGDVELLDSIIMENDKLMQ; from the coding sequence GTGAGAAAAAATTTACTAGTAGCAATATTGTCAGTTATTTTAGTGTTATCAAGCATGCTTACAATCTTTGCATATTCAACTATTAAAGACAATAAAAGGTTAGTATACTCTAACATGATAGATAAAAAGACGCAAAATCAAGTAAAAAATATATTAGAAGAAAATAGAGTAAATAAGAAAGATATTGATATTTTTATTAAATCAATTAGGAGCTACAACAAACTTCAAATTAAAATACTTCAAAACAATGTAAATATATCTAAGTCTGGATATACTTCAATTGACACAAAGCAGGTTCCATATAATTTGGATAAATTACAAGATAACTGGATGAAAAAGTTTCCTAATTACATGGATGTAAATTGCAGAATAACAGCATTTAGACTTTTTAAAGATTTTATAAACTCAAAAGAGAAGTTTACTGGAGATTCTATCGATTTAAGTATTGATTTAGACACTATAAAGAATAATAGAGATGCAAAATTTAACTCAAAGGATATAGAAAAATTTATTAACTTTTTTTCTGCAATACCAACTCAAGACACAGATGATATAAATAAAAATGCAGAACAAATAAAAAAGGAATGGAAAAAAAGAAAAATATCTTTTAAAGATAATAAAAATATGTCCATTATAAGTGGATTTCTTCGTTATCCAGAAACTAATAATGTATTTATAGGTCATACAGGTATATGTATTAAGACTGATAAAGATATTTTGTTTATAGAAAAATATGGTTCTACATCACCTTATCAAGTTACTAAGTTCAAAAGTAAAAAAGATGTGAAAGATTATATGTTCAATAGATTAAAGATGTCAGAAGGAGATGTAGAATTACTAGACTCAATAATAATGGAAAATGATAAACTCATGCAGTAA